The proteins below are encoded in one region of Salvelinus fontinalis isolate EN_2023a chromosome 10, ASM2944872v1, whole genome shotgun sequence:
- the LOC129863626 gene encoding coiled-coil-helix-coiled-coil-helix domain-containing protein 10, mitochondrial-like, with protein MARGSRSASRSSAPPTSSSPAHHAPTAPPPSALAAPAAPQGPGLMAQMATTAAGVAVGSAMGHVMGSALTGAFSGGSSAESATPAASTYQEAARPASSQPGPCMFEVRQFLNCATTQADLSLCEGFNEALKQCKGSHGITSLV; from the exons ATGGCTAGAGGAAGTCGCAGTGCCAGTCGTTCTTCGGCACCACCAACTAG CTCATCCCCGGCCCATCATGCCCCGACCGCTCCACCCCCGTCAGCCCTCGCCGCTCCTGCCGCGCCCCAAGGGCCCGGCCTCATGGCCCAGATGGCCACCACCGCAGCAGGGGTTGCAGTGGGCTCTGCCATGGGCCACGTCATGGGCAGTGCCCTCACAGGCGCCTTCAGTGGTGGCAGCAGCGCTGAATCAGCCACGCCCGCCGCCAGCACATACCAG GAGGCCGCTCGACCTGCCTCCTCCCAGCCGGGCCCATGCATGTTTGAGGTGCGACAGTTCCTGAACTGCGCCACCACTCAGGCAGACCTCAGCTTGTGCGAGGGCTTCAATGAGGCGCTCAAACAGTGCAAAGGCTCACATG GTATAACATCACTGGTTTGA